One window of the Chitinophaga niabensis genome contains the following:
- a CDS encoding PQQ-binding-like beta-propeller repeat protein, which produces MRIIPFLFIILFFSCKNDTYEHWNTYNGTKAGLKYSSLKQIDTSNVQQLTIAWEYHTGDVDTANHSQIQCNPIMVNDVLYVISPQLKLAALDAATGQQKWVFDPWAAGKKEKNLNNLRGLTYWEDEKDKRLFYTAGPHLYAVDALSGRSAITFGDSGRIDLHNDLGEAAKDMYVITTSPGMIYKDQIIIGSRVSERSDAAPGHIRSYDVHTGKLRWIFHTIPRPGEEEYDKWDNPEVYKHLGGANSWSGFSLDEERGILFAPTGSVSFDFYGGMRQGANLFANSLLALDANTGKRIWHFQHIHHDVWDRDLPAPPVLVTVTHNGKKVDAAAQITKSGYVLLFDRVNGTPLFPIEERAVPTKSELTGEKLWPTQPYPVSPAPFTRQLMKESDLNFLLPDSSFKDVKERWTHYKKDHMYEPPSKQGTVVFPGLDGGAEWGGPAVDPETGILYVNANEMPWVVEIVDLREKPVAKETNLQAGKRLYRNHCMSCHGPEREGGGNYPALLNVQSKYNTEQFIQLVNTGRRMMPGFKRLQEEEKQAIAAFILDLKPMQTLAYKGPQQPVDSFRNLPYAMTGYNKFLSKEGHPAISPPWGTLSAIDLNTGKYVWRDTLGEDPAFKGRGIKTGTENYGAPVVTAGGLLFIAATKDGKMRAFNKRTGQLLWETTLPAAGFATPAIYMVNGKQYVVIACGGGKLDTPSGDSYVAFALK; this is translated from the coding sequence ATGAGAATTATTCCTTTCCTGTTTATCATCCTGTTCTTTTCCTGTAAGAACGACACTTATGAGCATTGGAACACCTATAACGGAACCAAAGCCGGGTTAAAATATTCTTCTCTCAAACAGATTGATACTTCCAACGTACAGCAGTTGACGATAGCATGGGAATACCATACCGGAGATGTGGATACCGCGAATCACTCACAGATCCAATGTAATCCCATTATGGTGAACGATGTGTTGTACGTTATCTCTCCACAACTGAAACTGGCAGCACTGGATGCCGCTACCGGACAACAAAAATGGGTATTCGATCCATGGGCAGCGGGAAAGAAAGAAAAGAACCTCAATAACCTGCGCGGCCTTACTTACTGGGAAGATGAAAAGGATAAACGGCTCTTTTATACTGCCGGCCCTCATTTGTATGCCGTGGATGCTTTGAGCGGAAGATCAGCCATTACTTTTGGTGACAGCGGGAGGATAGACCTGCACAACGATCTGGGAGAAGCTGCAAAAGATATGTACGTGATCACTACTTCACCCGGTATGATCTACAAGGATCAGATCATCATTGGTTCCCGTGTGTCTGAACGCAGTGATGCAGCGCCGGGGCATATCCGCAGTTATGATGTACATACAGGAAAACTACGCTGGATCTTTCATACCATCCCTCGGCCGGGTGAAGAAGAATATGATAAATGGGATAATCCGGAAGTATATAAACACTTAGGTGGCGCTAATTCCTGGTCAGGGTTCAGCCTGGATGAAGAAAGAGGGATCCTCTTTGCCCCTACGGGTTCTGTATCCTTTGATTTTTATGGTGGCATGCGGCAGGGAGCTAACCTGTTTGCCAATAGCCTGCTGGCATTAGATGCCAATACGGGGAAACGCATCTGGCATTTCCAGCACATTCATCATGATGTATGGGACCGTGATCTGCCGGCACCACCGGTATTGGTTACAGTAACGCATAATGGTAAAAAGGTGGATGCGGCGGCACAGATCACCAAGTCTGGTTACGTACTGCTTTTTGACAGAGTAAATGGTACGCCGCTTTTCCCCATAGAAGAACGGGCGGTGCCAACAAAGAGTGAATTAACGGGAGAGAAATTATGGCCTACACAGCCTTATCCTGTATCACCTGCACCATTCACGCGTCAATTGATGAAGGAGTCTGATCTCAATTTCCTGTTACCTGATTCATCTTTCAAAGATGTAAAGGAACGCTGGACACATTATAAGAAGGATCACATGTATGAACCACCTTCCAAACAGGGGACAGTTGTTTTTCCAGGATTAGATGGTGGTGCGGAATGGGGTGGTCCGGCAGTTGATCCGGAAACGGGCATCCTATACGTGAATGCGAATGAAATGCCCTGGGTAGTAGAGATCGTAGACCTGCGCGAAAAACCGGTTGCAAAGGAAACGAACCTGCAGGCCGGGAAAAGACTTTACCGTAATCATTGTATGAGTTGCCATGGCCCTGAAAGAGAAGGCGGTGGCAATTATCCTGCGTTGCTGAATGTTCAGTCCAAATACAATACAGAGCAGTTCATACAACTGGTTAATACCGGCCGCCGTATGATGCCGGGTTTTAAGCGTTTACAGGAAGAAGAGAAACAAGCCATCGCCGCTTTTATTCTTGATCTTAAACCTATGCAAACCCTTGCTTACAAAGGGCCACAACAGCCGGTGGATAGTTTCCGGAACCTTCCTTATGCTATGACGGGGTATAATAAATTCCTCAGTAAAGAAGGCCATCCTGCTATCAGCCCTCCCTGGGGAACATTGAGTGCTATTGATCTCAATACCGGTAAATACGTGTGGAGGGATACTTTGGGAGAAGATCCTGCATTTAAGGGCAGAGGGATTAAAACGGGAACGGAGAATTATGGCGCGCCTGTGGTTACGGCAGGAGGTTTGCTATTCATTGCGGCTACCAAGGATGGAAAGATGCGTGCATTCAATAAGAGAACGGGACAGTTATTATGGGAAACAACATTGCCGGCAGCTGGGTTTGCAACACCGGCTATTTATATGGTGAATGGCAAACAGTATGTAGTGATAGCCTGTGGAGGGGGGAAATTAGATACGCCATCGGGGGATAGTTATGTAGCGTTTGCTTTAAAATAA
- a CDS encoding Gfo/Idh/MocA family protein, whose protein sequence is MQPFHINRRHFLKGATASLLLSTFGAKALDLMDPTKTYRAALIGAGWYGKSDLFRLIQVSPVNVVALCDVDKNMLAGAADMVSKRQKSGARPKLYTDYRKMLAENKLDIVLIGTPDHWHALNMIDAVKAGAHVYVQKPISVDVLEGEAMLSAARKYNRVVQVGTQRKSTPHLIDAKKNIVDAGLLGKISHVEMCCYYHMRNNGNPPVQAVPDFFDYEMWTGPAPMRPYDGLPHQRWWRTFTEYGNGIMGDMCVHMLDTVRWMLQLGWPKRISSTGGIYVQKEGKSNIADTQTAIFEYDNLNCVWQHRTWGTPADPKYPWAFTLYGEKGTLKASTMSYDFIPQGKGESIHKDVVYEKEKYPEDVTEPAIELNAAPATRLHMLDFIKAIETGGRPVADIEEGHISTASCILANLSMKTGRPLVYDPEKRIIVGDREATGLLLRPYRKPWEHPGANLRS, encoded by the coding sequence ATGCAACCCTTCCACATCAACAGACGTCATTTCCTGAAAGGAGCTACGGCATCCCTGCTGCTCTCCACATTCGGCGCAAAAGCACTTGATCTTATGGATCCCACCAAAACCTACCGTGCAGCACTGATCGGTGCGGGCTGGTATGGCAAAAGCGACCTGTTCAGGCTGATCCAGGTATCACCTGTGAATGTTGTAGCGCTTTGTGATGTTGACAAGAACATGCTGGCAGGTGCAGCGGACATGGTGAGCAAAAGACAAAAATCCGGTGCCAGACCCAAGCTCTATACAGATTACCGGAAAATGCTGGCGGAAAATAAACTGGACATTGTGCTGATCGGCACACCAGATCATTGGCATGCCCTCAATATGATCGATGCTGTGAAAGCCGGCGCGCATGTATACGTGCAAAAGCCCATCAGTGTAGATGTACTGGAAGGTGAAGCCATGTTATCCGCCGCCCGTAAGTACAACCGTGTGGTGCAGGTAGGTACACAACGTAAAAGCACTCCGCACCTTATCGATGCAAAAAAGAACATTGTAGATGCCGGCCTGCTCGGTAAAATATCCCATGTGGAAATGTGCTGTTATTATCACATGCGCAATAATGGCAATCCACCGGTACAGGCTGTGCCTGATTTCTTTGACTATGAAATGTGGACAGGCCCTGCGCCCATGCGTCCTTATGATGGCCTCCCCCATCAACGCTGGTGGCGTACTTTTACTGAATATGGCAATGGCATTATGGGAGATATGTGTGTGCATATGCTCGATACCGTACGCTGGATGCTGCAACTGGGCTGGCCTAAACGCATCAGTTCTACCGGCGGCATTTATGTACAGAAAGAAGGCAAATCCAATATCGCGGATACCCAAACTGCCATTTTTGAATACGACAATCTGAATTGCGTATGGCAGCACAGAACCTGGGGTACACCAGCTGATCCCAAGTATCCATGGGCATTTACCTTATATGGTGAAAAGGGCACACTGAAAGCCAGCACCATGTCCTACGATTTTATTCCACAGGGAAAAGGCGAATCCATTCATAAAGATGTGGTATACGAAAAAGAGAAATATCCTGAAGATGTAACCGAACCGGCTATTGAATTGAACGCAGCACCTGCTACCCGTTTGCATATGCTGGATTTCATTAAGGCAATTGAAACAGGCGGCCGGCCGGTAGCAGATATTGAAGAAGGGCATATTTCCACTGCCAGCTGCATCCTCGCCAACCTTTCCATGAAAACAGGCAGACCACTGGTATATGATCCGGAGAAACGCATCATTGTGGGAGATCGGGAAGCTACGGGATTATTACTGCGCCCCTACAGAAAACCATGGGAACATCCGGGCGCTAACTTAAGATCGTAA
- a CDS encoding solute:sodium symporter family transporter, whose protein sequence is MNATIFLTFLLITVSIGVISWYKTRREKANTITGFFLANRNLGFITVGSSLLFANINTVLFVGENELVYTNNMSVIAWGMTSVIAMLVVSEFIMPIYLRTGIATTPDYLEKRYDSNTKKIVSLIFLVNYIVNLLPSVLYGGAVAFNGLFHFSDHYGIDYWTSIWVLVWIMGSIGGLYCILGGLKAIAISDVLLGAAMFTGGILLPWFGLRYLGNGNISEGLAVILSSKTEHMKVIGAAGDAVPFSTIFTGMLLVNLYYWGTEQYTVQQVLGSRNLAVCQKGIALAAFGKVLSPLLINIPGLIAVHMYTSMQNTAEVFPRMVSDVSPSLFVGYMAAILFGATFTTFNAGLNSASTLFILNVYKAGQKSEKQLLHIAKRFEIAICLLAMCIAPFIIFAKGGFYNYLQTVGGLFSVPIFTIILVGFLTRKVPPIAAKIGLAFFIVAYGATQVIFDTGIHFLHILAMLFIITCILMLIIGRMYPMKVPYVREMSNVVNVEPWKGRHIYSALLVMAVIAVYVLFTILS, encoded by the coding sequence ATGAATGCAACAATATTCCTGACCTTCCTACTGATAACGGTTTCAATCGGCGTTATTTCCTGGTATAAAACGAGGCGGGAAAAGGCGAATACCATTACCGGCTTTTTCCTGGCTAACCGCAACCTGGGATTCATCACGGTAGGAAGCAGCCTGTTGTTTGCTAATATTAATACAGTGCTTTTTGTTGGGGAGAATGAATTGGTGTACACCAATAACATGAGCGTAATAGCCTGGGGGATGACATCCGTTATAGCGATGCTGGTTGTTTCGGAATTCATTATGCCTATTTACCTGCGTACAGGTATTGCCACCACGCCGGACTATCTTGAGAAAAGATATGACAGCAACACCAAAAAAATAGTCTCCCTCATATTCCTTGTTAACTATATCGTGAATTTATTACCTTCTGTATTATACGGTGGTGCTGTAGCATTTAATGGCCTGTTCCATTTCTCTGATCACTATGGCATTGATTACTGGACCAGCATCTGGGTGCTGGTATGGATAATGGGTAGCATCGGCGGATTGTATTGTATCCTGGGAGGTTTAAAGGCCATTGCTATTTCAGATGTACTGCTAGGTGCTGCTATGTTCACAGGCGGTATATTGTTACCCTGGTTTGGATTGCGTTACCTGGGGAATGGTAATATCTCAGAAGGTTTAGCCGTGATCTTATCTTCCAAAACAGAACACATGAAAGTGATCGGCGCTGCCGGAGATGCTGTTCCTTTCTCTACGATCTTCACGGGTATGTTGCTGGTAAACCTCTACTACTGGGGTACGGAGCAATATACTGTGCAGCAGGTACTGGGTTCCCGCAACCTGGCGGTTTGCCAGAAAGGTATTGCACTGGCAGCTTTTGGAAAGGTGCTTTCTCCGTTGCTCATTAATATCCCGGGGCTTATTGCTGTGCATATGTATACCAGTATGCAGAATACGGCAGAAGTATTTCCAAGGATGGTAAGTGATGTGTCGCCATCGCTTTTTGTGGGTTATATGGCGGCTATTTTATTTGGTGCCACCTTTACTACATTTAATGCAGGACTTAATAGTGCCAGTACACTTTTCATCCTTAATGTGTACAAAGCCGGACAGAAAAGCGAAAAGCAATTACTGCATATTGCAAAACGGTTTGAGATCGCTATCTGTTTGCTGGCTATGTGCATTGCACCATTTATCATCTTTGCAAAAGGCGGCTTTTATAATTACCTGCAAACAGTTGGGGGATTATTCAGTGTGCCTATTTTTACTATTATACTCGTGGGTTTCCTCACCCGTAAAGTGCCGCCCATTGCAGCTAAAATTGGGCTTGCTTTTTTTATTGTTGCCTATGGCGCCACTCAGGTGATATTTGATACGGGTATACATTTCTTACATATACTGGCTATGTTATTTATTATTACCTGCATACTGATGCTGATCATAGGAAGGATGTATCCTATGAAGGTGCCCTATGTACGGGAAATGAGCAATGTGGTGAATGTGGAGCCCTGGAAAGGACGGCACATTTATTCCGCACTGTTGGTGATGGCAGTGATAGCGGTGTATGTATTGTTTACGATCTTAAGTTAG
- a CDS encoding GntR family transcriptional regulator, producing MRNVFEKIRELEEVAAYSKRDRLVQGIINAINEKVLQMDDPLPSVNTLIRELKFSRETIVKGYQELVSRGIIESKYRLGYFVAHGNTEQVMKVALLMYNLDTFEEQFYRNFRHQLGKGVELNIFFHHGNIEIFETILLQIRSKYGMYVVAPIPHPRSKELLDTIPRNKFLMFDRYEPLEGEFNYITQEFKQSSYNAFKQLAKEIKQFDEMIFLHSPESLDPKEIVSAFKKFLKDFKMKGSIVNEFTPGMVEKGKVYFTLDNFAMWEILRECEKKKFKPGKDVGLLSHNDEPAKEFVGITTYSTDFALMGKMAGQAVINREKIQQIIPTALAKRKTL from the coding sequence ATGCGAAATGTATTTGAAAAAATAAGAGAACTGGAAGAAGTAGCAGCTTACTCTAAGCGGGACCGCCTGGTGCAGGGGATCATTAATGCCATCAATGAAAAGGTGTTGCAGATGGATGATCCGCTCCCTTCCGTGAACACACTGATCAGGGAGTTGAAGTTTTCACGGGAAACGATTGTGAAAGGGTACCAGGAGCTTGTAAGCAGAGGGATCATTGAATCAAAGTACCGGCTTGGATATTTTGTAGCGCATGGGAATACAGAGCAGGTGATGAAGGTAGCACTGCTGATGTACAACCTCGATACTTTTGAAGAGCAGTTCTACAGGAATTTCAGGCATCAGCTGGGTAAGGGTGTGGAGCTGAATATTTTCTTTCATCACGGTAATATAGAGATCTTCGAAACGATACTGTTACAGATCAGGAGTAAATATGGGATGTATGTGGTTGCACCTATCCCTCACCCGAGGTCAAAGGAGTTGCTGGATACCATTCCCCGCAACAAGTTCCTGATGTTTGACAGGTATGAACCATTGGAAGGAGAGTTCAATTACATCACCCAGGAGTTCAAACAATCGTCCTACAACGCATTTAAACAACTGGCAAAAGAGATCAAACAATTTGATGAAATGATCTTCCTGCATTCCCCGGAATCGCTGGACCCCAAGGAGATCGTTTCTGCCTTCAAAAAATTCCTGAAGGACTTTAAGATGAAAGGCAGCATTGTAAATGAGTTCACCCCGGGCATGGTAGAAAAAGGGAAGGTATACTTTACCCTGGACAACTTTGCCATGTGGGAAATACTGCGGGAGTGCGAAAAAAAGAAATTTAAACCCGGTAAAGATGTAGGCCTGTTATCCCATAACGATGAGCCTGCAAAGGAGTTCGTAGGGATCACTACGTATTCCACAGACTTTGCCCTGATGGGCAAAATGGCCGGCCAGGCCGTTATTAACAGGGAAAAGATCCAACAGATCATCCCCACAGCACTGGCAAAGAGAAAAACACTTTAA
- the gloA2 gene encoding SMU1112c/YaeR family gloxylase I-like metalloprotein — protein sequence MLTLNKVHHIAIICSDYERSKRFYTEVLGFEIVQETFRAARQSWKLDLALGGTYIIELFSFPDPPERPSRPEAQGLRHLAFEVDDVEAAVKALLDKQVITEPIRVDELTGKRFTFFADPDGLPLELYER from the coding sequence ATGCTTACATTGAATAAAGTACATCATATTGCTATTATCTGTTCCGATTATGAGCGGTCCAAACGTTTCTATACGGAGGTTTTGGGATTTGAGATCGTACAGGAAACTTTCCGTGCCGCACGCCAGTCCTGGAAGCTGGACCTTGCCCTGGGCGGTACTTATATCATAGAGCTGTTTTCTTTCCCCGATCCACCGGAACGGCCTTCCCGGCCTGAGGCCCAGGGTTTGCGGCATCTTGCTTTTGAGGTGGATGATGTGGAGGCGGCTGTGAAAGCCTTACTGGATAAGCAGGTGATCACAGAACCCATCAGGGTGGATGAATTAACCGGGAAGCGGTTCACTTTCTTTGCGGATCCGGATGGTTTGCCGCTGGAACTCTATGAGCGTTAA